A region from the Variovorax sp. V93 genome encodes:
- a CDS encoding TonB-dependent receptor: protein MSVRPHAVRLRLRRTPLFLATLAALHCAAQAQTSEATLKEITVTSEQEPGYAPSVGSTATKGSAPLRDIPQAVNVLPAQLLRDQGATSMQDALRNAPGVSFNAGDGQRDQVVIRGFTAIADWFVDGVRDDALYFRDLSDTERIEVLKGPAAVLYGRGSSGGLINRVTKKPIFERPFGEVSLGLGTHDFKRLTADLNRPIGENMAFRLNVAREKSGSYRDQQFIDRYSIAPSLAMKFSPQTDLLLQYTNAYDQRLTDFGIPALNGRPVNVPIGTYYGSAFAKRDDTTTTRVQSFTATLNHRFSDTLSLRNTTRYYSYKLDRFNTLPSGTTDPVRMTVGRTRGFVDRDESGWFNQTDLTWRNELGGFKQEWLIGAELGKQDKRAYTVSSATGFERVSILNPVSAPPPIPLASYLASSAIPSNTAFKTAALYAQDQITLAPQWKALVGGRYDDFRQETSFERTLAPFSRTDRKFSPRAGLVWQPSDSQSYYVSYSRSFQPSAETFALSANNAANDPEITVNKEIGAKLDFLDGALNFTAAVFNLERSGIKNTDPSNPARQINVGTQRTNGMELALAGKLPGRWDVSAGYAYLDGRMVKSLATVSSLQLPVGAAMPVQGKVAPLTPRHSAFVWLMKDLGHGLSAGGGVNYVAARYASLSNLVTLPSYVTADLAASYRTERYELSVNLKNITGRKYYVSAHGSVDNLIMPGPGRELQVALTAKF, encoded by the coding sequence ATGTCCGTTCGCCCGCATGCCGTGCGTCTTCGTCTGCGCCGCACGCCGCTCTTTCTTGCCACGCTCGCCGCACTGCATTGCGCCGCCCAGGCCCAGACCTCCGAGGCCACGCTCAAGGAGATCACCGTCACCTCCGAGCAGGAGCCCGGTTATGCCCCCTCGGTCGGCAGCACGGCCACCAAGGGCAGCGCGCCGCTGCGCGACATTCCCCAGGCGGTCAACGTGCTGCCCGCGCAACTGCTGCGCGACCAAGGCGCAACCTCCATGCAGGACGCGCTGCGCAATGCGCCCGGCGTTTCCTTCAACGCCGGCGACGGCCAGCGCGACCAGGTGGTCATCCGCGGGTTCACCGCCATCGCCGACTGGTTCGTGGACGGTGTGCGCGACGACGCGCTCTACTTCCGCGACCTGTCGGACACGGAGCGCATCGAGGTGCTCAAGGGCCCGGCCGCCGTGCTGTACGGCCGCGGCTCGTCGGGCGGGCTGATCAACCGCGTGACGAAGAAGCCGATCTTCGAACGTCCCTTCGGCGAAGTGTCGCTGGGCCTGGGCACCCACGACTTCAAGCGGCTCACGGCCGACCTCAACCGCCCCATCGGCGAGAACATGGCCTTCCGCCTCAACGTGGCGCGCGAAAAGTCGGGCAGCTATCGCGACCAGCAGTTCATCGACCGCTACAGCATCGCGCCCTCGCTGGCTATGAAATTCAGCCCGCAGACCGACCTGCTGCTGCAGTACACCAATGCCTACGACCAGCGGCTGACCGACTTCGGCATTCCGGCGCTCAACGGCCGCCCGGTGAACGTGCCGATCGGCACCTACTACGGCTCGGCCTTCGCGAAGCGCGACGACACCACCACCACGCGCGTGCAGTCTTTCACCGCCACGCTCAACCACCGCTTCAGCGACACGCTGAGCCTGCGCAACACCACGCGCTACTACAGCTACAAGCTCGACCGCTTCAACACCCTGCCCAGCGGCACCACCGACCCGGTGCGCATGACCGTGGGCCGCACCCGCGGCTTCGTCGACCGCGACGAGAGCGGCTGGTTCAACCAGACCGACCTGACATGGCGCAACGAGCTCGGCGGCTTCAAGCAGGAATGGCTGATCGGCGCCGAGCTGGGCAAGCAGGACAAGCGCGCGTACACGGTGTCCTCGGCCACCGGCTTCGAGCGCGTGAGCATCCTGAACCCGGTCTCCGCGCCGCCGCCCATTCCGCTCGCCAGCTACCTGGCCAGCAGCGCGATTCCGAGCAACACCGCCTTCAAGACGGCTGCGCTCTATGCGCAGGACCAGATCACGCTGGCGCCGCAGTGGAAGGCGCTCGTCGGCGGACGCTACGACGACTTCCGCCAGGAGACTTCCTTCGAGCGCACGCTGGCCCCCTTCTCGCGCACCGACCGCAAGTTCAGCCCGCGCGCGGGCCTGGTCTGGCAGCCGAGCGACTCGCAGTCCTACTACGTCTCGTACAGCCGCTCGTTCCAGCCTTCGGCCGAGACCTTCGCGCTGTCGGCCAACAACGCGGCCAACGATCCCGAGATCACCGTCAACAAGGAGATCGGCGCCAAGCTCGACTTCCTGGACGGCGCGCTCAACTTCACGGCCGCGGTCTTCAACCTGGAGCGCTCGGGCATCAAGAACACCGATCCGTCCAATCCGGCACGGCAGATCAACGTGGGCACGCAGCGCACCAACGGCATGGAGCTGGCGCTGGCCGGCAAGCTGCCGGGGCGCTGGGACGTCAGCGCGGGCTACGCCTACCTGGACGGCCGCATGGTCAAGTCGCTGGCCACCGTGAGTTCGCTGCAGCTGCCCGTCGGCGCCGCGATGCCGGTGCAGGGCAAGGTGGCGCCGCTCACGCCGCGGCACTCGGCCTTCGTGTGGCTCATGAAGGACCTGGGCCATGGCCTGAGCGCGGGCGGCGGCGTGAACTACGTGGCCGCGCGCTATGCCTCGCTCAGCAACCTGGTGACGCTGCCTTCGTACGTCACGGCCGACCTGGCCGCGAGCTACAGGACCGAGCGCTACGAGCTCTCGGTCAACCTGAAGAACATCACGGGCCGGAAATACTACGTGTCCGCGCACGGCAGCGTCGACAACCTGATCATGCCGGGGCCGGGACGTGAGCTGCAGGTGGCGCTGACCGCGAAGTTCTGA
- a CDS encoding YbdD/YjiX family protein gives MGLALPEAGRYFARSLKQSLRLMVGLPDYDAYLTHMAATHPEQPPMSYEAFFRERLEARYGGGKGRCC, from the coding sequence ATGGGTCTCGCATTGCCGGAAGCAGGGCGCTACTTCGCCCGTTCGCTCAAGCAGTCGTTGCGGCTCATGGTCGGGCTGCCCGACTACGACGCCTACCTGACCCACATGGCGGCCACGCACCCCGAGCAGCCGCCGATGAGCTACGAGGCCTTCTTCCGCGAGCGGCTCGAGGCGCGCTACGGCGGGGGCAAGGGGCGCTGCTGCTGA